In Deltaproteobacteria bacterium, the DNA window ACATCCGTCTCTTGTGCGAGGCACTGGAAAAGCAGGCCGGCCGCTCATTTCCGGAGATAAGAATGATAGGGGGAGGCTCCAAGAGCTCACTGTGGCAAGAGATCGAGGCCAACGTGCTGAACAAGAGAATCGCCACCCTCTCCACCCAACAAGAGGCCAACTCCCTGGGGGCCGCGATTACCGCGGGGGTGGCTCTGGGGGTGTTTGAAAGCTTTCAGAAAGCGGCTCAGGAGTTCATAGAAATCCGGAAGGTCACGAAACCCAGGGAAGACATACGCAGGGTCTACGACCGGCAGTTCGAGCTCTTCAACAAGGCGTACGGGTCCCTTGTTCCTGTGAACGACGCCCTTGCCGAGATGGCGAGGGACGATAGTCCATGAACCTGAAAAACGAGACCGGCAGCATTTGGGGACGCCGGTGGTTCGAACGCTCTGTTCCGGAGGTGATTGATCCGGAGAAGATTCCGACAAAGGAGGTGATTGTATGGTGGTTTGAGAGTCTGGAAGAGTGGGATCATGAAGGGCCGAACAAGCTTGATCTCCGCATCAATAGGAAAAGGAGGGAGGAAAAATGAACAACAAGAGTTTTAAGAGAATCTTTGCAACCTTGCTCGCTCTGAGCTTTGTCGCTGTGATCGTGACCTGCTTCGCCGTCCCGGAAGGGTTTTCCCAGGAGGCCAGGTATCGCCTGGACAGGGACACGGCCTTCGATGTATTCCTGAAAAAGCATGCGTGGCTCGATTGGTGGAACAACGCGCCCATAATCGGGCAGTACAAGAAAGACCCTCCCTACAAGATCGGGTTCATAACCAGTTGGCGAGGCAATCCCTGGCAAGAGGTCAACATCCGGGAGTTCAAACGGGAGGTGGAAAGATCGCCCCTCATCACGGAATACGTGCACATGGACAGCGCGGGATCGGTGGATACCCAGATTTCCAACCTCAGGGACATGTTCACCATGTTCAAGGCCGGCAAGCTCGACGGAATCATCGTCGATCCCCTCGATCCCATGGCCCTCGTGGACACGATCGATGAGATCTACGACGCCGGATGCCCGATCATTCTGTTCAACGACGCGGCCAACACGACAAAGTACAACTGTTACATCGGAAACGACCCCTGGACATTCGGGACCCTCAGCGCAGAGTGGTTGGCAAAAGAGCTGGGGTACAAGGGCAAGATCCTCTTTTTCCGCGGCCTGAAGGGTTATCCGATCGACATCGGCCGCAGCGGTGGAGGACTGTCGGTTTTCAAGAAATACCCTGACATAAAGATCGCAGCCATCGAATACGCAGATTGGTCATATGACAAGGCCAAGAAAAAGTTCATCGACATGGTCGCAGCGCATCCTCGATTCGACGCGATCTACTCTGTTGGAGGCCAGATGTCCAATGCCATAACCGATGCCATGATCGAACTCGGTATGGATCCGAGTAAGTATCCCCACGCTTCCGAGGATCAGAACGGGTTCATGCAAAAGTGCATCAAGTACAACATCAAGGCCTTCGCATCATGCCATCCGTCGATATGCAGCGCCATCTCCGTGGTCATGATGCAGATGCTCCTCCAGGGATATCCTGTTCCGAGGATGTATTTCTACCCGACACCGGGGATTCCTTCAGAGAAATTCAAGGATTTCGTCCGACCGAACGCGCCGGAAGGCATATTCGTCTTTACGCCGCTGCCGGACAAGGTGCTCAATGAGATCATCAAGTGAGGAAACAGGACGTCTCCACAGTATCTCTCCCGGATTTC includes these proteins:
- a CDS encoding substrate-binding domain-containing protein; translated protein: MNNKSFKRIFATLLALSFVAVIVTCFAVPEGFSQEARYRLDRDTAFDVFLKKHAWLDWWNNAPIIGQYKKDPPYKIGFITSWRGNPWQEVNIREFKREVERSPLITEYVHMDSAGSVDTQISNLRDMFTMFKAGKLDGIIVDPLDPMALVDTIDEIYDAGCPIILFNDAANTTKYNCYIGNDPWTFGTLSAEWLAKELGYKGKILFFRGLKGYPIDIGRSGGGLSVFKKYPDIKIAAIEYADWSYDKAKKKFIDMVAAHPRFDAIYSVGGQMSNAITDAMIELGMDPSKYPHASEDQNGFMQKCIKYNIKAFASCHPSICSAISVVMMQMLLQGYPVPRMYFYPTPGIPSEKFKDFVRPNAPEGIFVFTPLPDKVLNEIIK